The stretch of DNA AtgcccaaaagaaaaaaaaagaaagaaaaagaaaaacaaaccaTCCCcacccaaaacaaaaaatatggaGACTATATTCTGccaacaaattttatttttcagctTACCTAAATTAATTATAGTATTTGGAAAGCAGTTTACAAGTTTCTTGAAGCTATAATACAAGAGGAGAGAATAGCAAAAGAATTTGTTTCCATTACgtcatttattttctcttttggcTTTTCAGTTGCTATGCTTCAGTAATAGATTTATTTATATAAGATACATTTAAAACTTTATACAGCCTAAATTAGTTGCCGTAATTATCAATTGTTACTTAAAATCTCTATGCAATATTTACCTATATTAATttacagaaaacaaaaaataaaaaagaagaaaaatgcatTAGAAAAATTGTTTGCAGCAGCAGTGTCGCATTCTTTAAACTGCTAAGGACAAAGAACCAATGAAAATTTGACTCAAAACCAAGTTTGATTGCAAATAGaagacaagaaaaggatatCCCTTACATCCAGAAGTGGAGCACCTCCATTTTTCACTATTGTAAGCTTCCTCTGAAATGAATTTCCGAGCATCTACAaggtaagaaaaagaaaggacaATAGTCAGAATTTAAAACAGTTTTAAGTCATATTAGGTAATTGCATTCAGAAACTTACTGCAGATTTTCCAGAATCCCATTTAAAGAAGCGAGTGAAGAACGGTGGCTCACTCCCTTCATTGATAACATATACTGGAGCCACATGAGATAACTTCTCCAGGAGAAAGTCGTGCTCAAGAAATTTCTGTTCAATTTAAAAGGATGAGTTAGCAAATCCACAACTGTATTTAGAAACAAGGAACAGATATCAAATGTTAAAAGACAACGAAAATACATAAGTTGAAATTTAAGAGGTTTCTACTAATATAGGGGATATCAAAGGATTTATATCAATACTAAGATAGCTTAAAGGAGATAATGAAGTCCACAAAATACTGGCCACTACCTAAAACTATTATAGTTTGGCATCTAGAAACAGCAGGACTAGTTATACCTCACCAATTGTCAGAGCCTGCATTCTACTCTTGGGATCAACCTGCTGGCCAACCCAGACAAAGATTTCCGAGTGACAAtccaaaatgaaaatgtcttcTGTCATCAAATCATCCTGGGAAAAGTTGTACACCTCTGTCACCTGAAAATAAAGCTTCAGATTAATGCACTGCCACAGAAATAAATCCGATTAACAGCATTGCACAAAAGCAGGAGCAAATTAACCCTTAAGATTTCATGAATGTTATCCATTTATACAAATTCAGGTATCAAAAAAGTGATGTGACAAAATGACAACAATTTCAGCATTTTCACCCAAAATCCTTAAAGAAAACTGCAATGGCAAGAACAACCTTGCAGTGATTAATCATGCTCTCTAACAAACTAAGATTTCTttatatagaaagaaataaaacacGCTATAAAcaggtttttttttattttttattttttaaaaaagactaCTTTATTATCTCTTCATACTTCGATCTCCTTCAATTACAAAATCATGCAAGGTGATTAAAGATAATAAGTTCCACAGCTGTGCTCACCTTCAAATTTCCTGCACATTGTTCAGACAAGCAGAAAAGGAAAACCATTCCAAATAAGTCAGCTGTCTGTCTGCGAAGGAGGGAGAGTATAAGATAAATCTTTCTAGCATGCTTGGAAATAAGCATTACCTTTTGAGAAGTTGCAAGAAAATAAGTGAGGATCACTTTCAGCCTCCCTAGTGATCTTTTGGCTCGGATATTCTGATTTTCCTCCTAACAAttcccaaaattgttcagaTTCTGTACCTTCCCTTTGTGGTTTGGATTGTAAATTTGGCTGCAGGAAGTTGCCATCAAATGAGAACCATGATACTGAGAAACTTCAGTAAACAAGTAAACAGAAATATTAAATAGTAGTCTCTTGAAACATttataagtataaattataataagtaATTCGGTCGATGTAACAAAATCTGCATCCAAACCCTTTGAGCTTAAAGCATCAACTGGGTATAGGTTCATCCTACTTGTACTTAAGTTCAACTTCTACTCAAGTATGCTTAAACAATTGTGCAAAGGCTTATACTTCCATATCTAACACAAATAAATGTTTGGATCAAAAGCATCAACTATGCATAGCCCCACCCTACCTTACCTGAAATTGAACATTTTCTTGAAAGAATAGTGCAACAAGTATTAAATACACAAGTATCAATACACAAGTATCAAACCTTTATCAAATCCAGCATCCTCTCAACAAGTTCCTGGTCTGTTGCAGTTGTAGCACTTCCAGACCATGTAAAGACAGCAGGCCCATTATGAAGTATGTAACAATAAGAGGAATTCAAGGAGGATGCAACCTAGATGACAGAACAGTTTCAAAATAGGATCACACAGAGTTTGTACATCTAGAAGTAGGGGGTGTTGCACAATAGATGCGAATAGAAATATCACAATAGATGCGAATAGAAATATGGTCAATAGTTCATTACAAAGAGAAATTAGACAATATGACATACTGAGTCAACTTGTATAGCTTGCATGTTGTCTGGTCCAGAGCCCTGGATGCGGAATAGTGCAACACCATCCTCTTTATATGTCTcatcttgaatttctttttctgCAACGTGAGTCTTGTATCCATCACTAAGTCCACCCTAATATTTGAGAATAAAAATTCAGTAAgagcttaaaaaaaaaaaaaaaacattagtAATATATTACAAGTGCTTATCCCAACAATATTAGTATCCCACAAACCTTCAAAACAATTAATGTTTGTAGTATAGTATGAAATTGAATGGGTTCATTGCCTTCATATATACGTGCCTGCAATCAATTACAAATGCAACATATCAATACTGAGGCAAGAAATGAGCAGAAATAAAATATCAACAAAGCAGAAAAATACGATTTCAAGAAAAATTACCTGGGATGCCAGGAACTTCATTGACTCAACCATTTTGCTAGCCAAGGAATTTGCTGAAGCTCTATCTTCCTATTTTCAACCAAAAGAACTTGTAAATAGTGCAGCCAATAGATTCACAATACTCCTCCAAACAAAAACAACTCAAAACTGAAACAAATTCAGTCATGCATTCGTTTTTAGCATTGTCTCCCAAAACAGCCCCCAATGCTTCATAATAAATAGGGCCACCATAGGCTAAAACATGTTCAATTAATTTGCAAGTCCCTATACCAATGGAATTTTTAAATAGGTCCCTTTCCAGGATTAACTTCCCTAAGTTTAAGTAATTTACATCTCTGACATTTCCCTGTAGTTTTAAAGGTAGGTGCCACCACAGTTTCTAAAGTTTAAAGAGTCcctaaatatataaaaactatcggaactatttaaaattttctcaaAAGAATAAAGGCAACACTCCTGTAATCTAATCACATATACATTTTTCAGCTCCAAATGAATATTGAAGCCAGATTATTTGTTTACGTTTTCATATTAAACAAACACATAAGtgggaatagaagaagaattaaacACCAAATCTTTCACCTCAACACTATTCTTTCCAATCCATGTCCCTATAAGACAATCTTCTTTATCTTCTCCAGGGTATGTATACTGAAAGATGTAGCAATCCCCACTATAAAATTTTGACTGATCAGAGGCTTGAAGAAGGATCTTTTCCTGACCATTCACACGCCAAACCTGTGTATTAAGGGTAAATCCAATTGTAAATGCAGAGCCAAAAGAGTAAACCACTCCACTAATACAGGGAAAGTACAAAATAGAGCACACATTTGAATTCTCAAGCAATACCCAATATCAAATATCAGCAAAGCAATACAAGAACAGCTAATATATCAATCGCAACCATGCATATAAATCGAAAGTTGGAAACAAATTTCACCCCGATATCTGAAGTTGTTACTTTAACtctaatttaaataagaaaagaatcaattaaaatgatattcatgataattaaaatgaaaaccATTTATGTAGGAAAGGTAGTGCTGAACATTCTATATGAAATTTCCCTACTTGTAAGTTCATTTCTTGTACAGGATATTAAGCAGCCATTGAATATGATACAACATAACATTTATGTATAACACACTTATGTACTACAACACTATTACATTCAGCTTCCCATTATTGTCAACAGTAGGATCTAAGACCCTTAAGATTACAGTAGCAGAAGATTCTcttattagaagaaaaacaaataaaaagactCATAGAAGTGACATCAATAGAAGTTACATCAAGGAATATCTGTATTAATGgataatttatcattaaaacTGCCAGAGTACCTGCAAATGTCCTGTGCAATCAATGTAAGGTTGAGGTTCTTCCTTTACTGTATCAGCTTTCAAGAGACCCTTGACATTCACTCCTTGACGTTTTAGAAGTGCTAAATAAAGTCACAAACAAGGGGAAAGATGGACAATAAAATTACAAAGTGATCAGTGATGCtgataacaaaaattattgctaGGAAAATTTGTTCAGATCACAATACACCCATAAAAATTACCGCTTACCTGCTACCTTGCCACGTCCATCTTCAGAAACGGTTACATCAGTGATCTGAGGCCAAGAATCAAACTTGGATCTGAACATTACTGTTTCAAATCCTTCAATTATACGAATTATTTGAGGTTTCAATTTATCAGTGCCACTGACTAAATCCTGTTTGTTGGTCAATAGCAAGACAACAATGATTAGAAGTATAACAAACTGTTAACGTACTATACTGATTAAgattaagaaaagaagatgaggTGTTACATCTGCTACTCCACTTGCACTTTTCCTTTCATCAAGGGAGGTGTTTCTTCCCATCCAGACAAACACCTCCAACCCACAGTCCAGAATATAGCATTTATTTGTATCCAGTAATTCTCTTTTCAAAGAATCAGTTTCAACAAGTTCTGCCTGTCCTTTTTCAACACTGCAAAACCAGAGCATTATAGAATTCAACAATTTAGCATGaaacattatttttatcaatgtgTCATCCATGCTACTTTCAAGTTCTGAGTGTTGTTCATTAATATGATTTTAGGCCAAAATAATCATTAATATGTAGCAGTACTTCATTGATAAGCACTGTAACTTTTACTTATGAAGGAGGGTAAAAAACCTAGGTGAATCATAGTTTTCACCCTCCTAACTTGGGCCATGTGCAGATTAAAAGGTTAAAAAGAAGTAACTAATCTCGAAATTTTACActattaacataaaaataaaaaaataattaaaaaaaactttcaTCAAGCAACACATTAGTAGCAATGTAATGTGACTTACATGTGACACCATCAAAACATGTTTTAACATTGAATAATCCATATTTAACAAAAGCTAACAAGGTTTTTCCTCTTAGCTGAGCCAGCTTTTCAATTGAACTTTTTATTTCCTTATACTTTATTATCGCATTAAAGGAGTTTAAGACATATTCTAATGGTATCTCATTCACTTCCACTAATTTTTAACAGTTTGCTTGACATAAAGTGCTTTGAACTCAGAAGTGTGAAGTTGGGGGATGCCCAAACATCTAAATCCAACATGACACTGTGTTAAATGGTGTTAGGAGCAATTCCCCCCACAAGACAATAGGCAAAAGAGGAAGATAAGAAAGCGAGTTTAGAACATTAATGAATTTCATGAAATATACTTGCAGtgcaaaaacagaaaaacacCAAAACAAAAACTATAATATTACCAAAGCAGCTTTGGTGGGCGAGAATCAGCAGGCTTTTCATCTTCGCCAACAGTTTTGCGTGGAAGAGGAGCAAATCCCCCAAAGAAACCCCAGAATTCTCCAGTTTCAGGATCAGCCATCAATTTTCCATCCTCTGCATGGATGTTTAAGCATGTTCAATTCAAGATACACCGTAATCACTTTTACAAGTTAAAACATATTTGTTCACTTACCAATAGCAGCTACCTCACATTTTCCCTCATGGTAGGTATCCTTAATAT from Arachis duranensis cultivar V14167 chromosome 4, aradu.V14167.gnm2.J7QH, whole genome shotgun sequence encodes:
- the LOC107483828 gene encoding villin-4 codes for the protein MAVSMRDVDPAFQGAGQKAGLEVWRIEDFNPVPVPKSSFGKFFTGDSYVILKTTSSKSGALRHDIHYWLGKDTSQDEAGAAAIKTVELDAALGGRAVQYREVQGHETEKFLSYFKPCIIPLEGGVASGFKHTEAEKHKTRLFVCRGKHVVHVKEVPFARSSLNHDDIFVLDTESKIFQFNGSNSSIQERAKALEVVQYIKDTYHEGKCEVAAIEDGKLMADPETGEFWGFFGGFAPLPRKTVGEDEKPADSRPPKLLCVEKGQAELVETDSLKRELLDTNKCYILDCGLEVFVWMGRNTSLDERKSASGVADDLVSGTDKLKPQIIRIIEGFETVMFRSKFDSWPQITDVTVSEDGRGKVAALLKRQGVNVKGLLKADTVKEEPQPYIDCTGHLQVWRVNGQEKILLQASDQSKFYSGDCYIFQYTYPGEDKEDCLIGTWIGKNSVEEDRASANSLASKMVESMKFLASQARIYEGNEPIQFHTILQTLIVLKGGLSDGYKTHVAEKEIQDETYKEDGVALFRIQGSGPDNMQAIQVDSVASSLNSSYCYILHNGPAVFTWSGSATTATDQELVERMLDLIKPNLQSKPQREGTESEQFWELLGGKSEYPSQKITREAESDPHLFSCNFSKGNLKVTEVYNFSQDDLMTEDIFILDCHSEIFVWVGQQVDPKSRMQALTIGEKFLEHDFLLEKLSHVAPVYVINEGSEPPFFTRFFKWDSGKSAMLGNSFQRKLTIVKNGGAPLLDKPKRRTPASYGGRSSSVPDKTQRSSRSMSVSPDRVRVRGRSPAFNALAANFENPNARNLSTPPPVVRKLYPKSVTPDSAKAAPKSAAIAALSSSFEQPPSARESMIPRSVKVSLSTNKSNPETNDKDKERENSVTNKVESLSIKEDAKEDEAEDEEGLLIYPYERLKITSTDPVTDIDVTKRETYLSSAEFKEKFGMTKDAFYKLPKWKQNKLKMAVQLF